A single window of Chitinophaga sp. XS-30 DNA harbors:
- a CDS encoding glycoside hydrolase family 2 TIM barrel-domain containing protein gives MMSRLKYYTGKGAICLFVLLCFGCNKRYDYPIPRNSFEETELPPPAKVTLSKSGGSWKMFIDGTEHFIKGVCANNFYGEAAAFGANTIRTYGVADDSQKILDDAFKAGLYVNFGLYMKRETDGFDYNNEAAVKQQHEQMKEAVLRFKDHPALLCWSIGNEAEASYTNTKLWTAVNEVAKFVHQVDPNHPTTVALSNSDVTKIGLVADMAPEIDILSLNSYAPTLPNVLANLASAGWQKPYMITEFGPRGTWQMAPEPTRILNWGGLVEQTSTEKADAYLQAYQDHISNNRANGCIGSFVFIWGYQRHGAVLTWFGLLDKKGYTFPAVDAMQFAWTGSYPANRAPVIRDRNAILMNGRKAEENISVEKGSGNTASVIATDPDNDPLTYSWMIMKEGSAASDGSLPEGISGLITDNKLSGIAFKAPSETGGYRLIVFVSDDANKKVASAVIPFYVN, from the coding sequence ATGATGAGCAGGTTGAAATATTATACCGGAAAAGGGGCGATCTGCCTGTTTGTATTGCTCTGTTTCGGATGCAATAAACGGTACGATTACCCGATACCCCGCAATTCCTTTGAAGAAACGGAGCTGCCGCCTCCGGCCAAGGTTACGCTTTCAAAATCGGGCGGATCATGGAAAATGTTCATTGACGGAACGGAACACTTTATAAAAGGGGTTTGCGCCAATAATTTCTATGGCGAGGCCGCCGCCTTCGGCGCCAATACCATAAGGACCTATGGTGTGGCGGATGATTCGCAAAAGATACTGGATGATGCCTTTAAAGCCGGCTTGTACGTGAATTTTGGTTTGTACATGAAGCGGGAGACGGATGGCTTCGACTACAACAATGAAGCGGCGGTTAAACAGCAGCATGAGCAAATGAAAGAAGCGGTACTGCGTTTTAAGGATCATCCGGCGTTGTTATGCTGGTCCATAGGCAATGAAGCAGAAGCAAGTTATACCAATACAAAACTATGGACCGCCGTAAATGAGGTGGCGAAGTTCGTGCACCAGGTAGATCCTAATCATCCCACAACGGTTGCATTGTCCAATTCAGACGTTACTAAAATAGGGCTGGTGGCAGATATGGCGCCGGAAATAGACATCCTTTCTTTGAACAGCTATGCGCCAACGCTGCCCAATGTACTGGCGAACCTGGCTTCCGCCGGTTGGCAAAAACCTTATATGATCACTGAATTTGGCCCGCGCGGCACCTGGCAAATGGCGCCTGAGCCAACAAGGATACTGAATTGGGGAGGACTGGTGGAACAAACCAGTACGGAGAAGGCCGATGCTTACCTGCAAGCGTACCAGGACCATATTTCAAATAACCGGGCAAACGGATGTATTGGCTCGTTCGTATTTATCTGGGGATACCAAAGGCATGGGGCAGTGCTCACCTGGTTTGGTCTTTTGGATAAGAAGGGGTACACATTCCCGGCGGTGGATGCCATGCAGTTCGCGTGGACGGGCAGCTACCCCGCCAACAGGGCCCCCGTTATCCGGGACAGGAACGCGATCTTGATGAATGGCAGGAAAGCGGAAGAGAATATATCCGTGGAGAAAGGTTCCGGCAATACAGCTTCCGTTATCGCTACGGACCCTGATAATGATCCCCTAACCTATTCCTGGATGATCATGAAAGAAGGTTCTGCCGCTTCGGATGGCAGTTTGCCGGAGGGTATTTCCGGACTTATCACCGATAACAAGTTGTCCGGCATTGCCTTCAAAGCACCATCAGAAACGGGAGGCTACAGGCTGATCGTTTTTGTTTCCGATGATGCCAATAAAAAAGTAGCAAGCGCTGTTATTCCTTTTTATGTCAATTAG
- a CDS encoding FAD-dependent oxidoreductase, whose amino-acid sequence MNTFVKSLLFLWMVMTTGNMYGESRENSFDICVYGESAAGVMAAIQSARLGKSVVLISKNQHVGGLVTSGLTATDMNRNDMVGGLAREFYQKIYDYYLRPEVWKNQGREEFFIKSRKRTYTGKNDERKMQWVYESKVAERIMLDMLKEAGVTLWQHERLKRKRGVRKNDRQISRITLESGKTVNARIFIDASYEGDLLAAAGISYTVGREDNRTYQETLNGYRINYEMGTNLSKVSPYRKAADPKSGLLPYIDKKVQGAQGTQDKKVQAYCYRLTLTDDPANRIKIAQPEDYDPSLYEVLVRYINLNPALTLQKIITLTPMPNRKTDTNHLDFFGASYDYAEAGYKKRGDIEKQHKNYALGMLWLLEHDPRVPQHIRDEMKDWGLPKDEFEESGNFPNHMYVREARRMVGEFVMSEKNVVKENRTAAPYPIGVGTYALDCHYVSKVVDEEGKLRYEGTIFQATTPYPISYLSITPKRNECGNLLVPVCLSSSHVAYSTIRMEPVYMVLGQSAAVAAAMAIDGNMAVQDIPYDQLAPRLNALSQIIDINPKSK is encoded by the coding sequence ATGAACACATTCGTTAAATCGTTGCTTTTCCTGTGGATGGTAATGACCACAGGCAATATGTACGGAGAGAGCCGGGAAAATTCTTTTGATATCTGCGTATATGGCGAGTCCGCCGCCGGCGTAATGGCGGCAATACAAAGCGCGCGGCTTGGGAAAAGCGTTGTACTGATCTCGAAAAACCAGCATGTAGGCGGATTGGTCACATCAGGCCTTACCGCTACCGATATGAACCGTAATGACATGGTGGGCGGACTTGCCCGTGAGTTCTATCAGAAAATATACGACTACTATTTACGTCCCGAAGTCTGGAAGAACCAGGGCCGCGAGGAATTCTTTATAAAATCCAGGAAAAGGACCTACACCGGTAAGAATGATGAACGCAAAATGCAATGGGTGTATGAATCCAAAGTAGCCGAACGCATCATGCTGGATATGCTGAAAGAGGCCGGTGTAACGCTCTGGCAGCATGAACGCCTGAAGCGTAAAAGAGGCGTAAGGAAAAACGACCGTCAGATCAGCAGGATCACGCTGGAAAGCGGTAAAACCGTGAACGCCAGGATATTCATCGACGCTTCTTATGAAGGCGACCTGCTCGCGGCTGCCGGTATTTCTTACACGGTTGGCAGAGAGGATAATAGAACATATCAGGAAACCCTCAACGGTTACCGTATTAATTATGAGATGGGGACTAATCTCAGCAAGGTGAGCCCCTACCGGAAAGCGGCTGATCCGAAGTCGGGCCTCCTTCCTTACATAGATAAAAAAGTACAGGGTGCACAGGGTACGCAGGACAAAAAGGTTCAGGCTTATTGCTACCGCCTTACACTCACTGACGACCCGGCCAATAGAATTAAAATAGCCCAACCGGAAGATTATGATCCTTCCCTGTATGAAGTGCTCGTACGGTATATTAACCTGAACCCGGCATTGACGCTTCAGAAAATAATCACTTTAACGCCGATGCCCAACCGGAAAACGGATACGAATCACCTGGATTTCTTCGGGGCCAGTTACGACTATGCGGAAGCCGGGTATAAAAAAAGAGGGGATATCGAAAAGCAGCATAAAAATTATGCGCTCGGCATGTTGTGGCTGCTGGAACATGATCCCAGGGTCCCGCAACATATCAGGGACGAAATGAAAGACTGGGGATTGCCGAAAGATGAATTTGAGGAGAGCGGAAATTTCCCCAACCATATGTATGTGCGGGAAGCCAGGAGAATGGTGGGCGAATTTGTGATGTCGGAAAAGAATGTCGTAAAGGAGAACCGGACTGCCGCACCCTATCCCATCGGTGTCGGTACTTATGCCCTGGATTGCCATTATGTTTCGAAAGTGGTGGATGAGGAAGGGAAGTTGAGGTACGAGGGAACGATCTTTCAGGCCACCACGCCATATCCCATCAGTTATTTATCAATAACGCCGAAGCGGAATGAATGCGGGAACCTCTTGGTGCCCGTCTGCTTATCTTCTTCACATGTGGCGTATAGCACGATCAGGATGGAACCGGTGTATATGGTCCTGGGCCAGTCCGCGGCTGTTGCCGCCGCGATGGCCATTGACGGGAATATGGCCGTTCAGGATATCCCGTACGACCAGTTGGCGCCACGGCTGAATGCGCTCAGCCAGATAATTGATATTAATCCTAAATCAAAGTAA
- a CDS encoding RagB/SusD family nutrient uptake outer membrane protein, with protein MKHTIRIIILFTVAFTSCSKLLEEENKTRYSAEYIYSSEGGLKLAVNALYALQRYYSDDDATVFALERATDLVVTNGGTGNYFGTYDPNFLRPSSSQVAFMWRTMYQIIGKANEIIYAGEKLEQTDALKATIAEAKCFRAQSYFLLYRTYDRIWLNTEPTTWENVDFPRDYKAATNEEVLNLLYEDLDYSIEHLPWLSSEPGRFNQAAARHIKAKAALWKKDWDEVLDQVNKIDQSGSYGLEPLENIFNAADLNHKEALMVQQWSRNPGGNLSNATPKGNLFAAFYVASYRQEIGGTAEYSCSFENWGYTYGRCLPNPYLFSLYDTANDARYKSFYIHQYKNTTPDPKPYGAVTVQPGAYFPLYKNGTKNRFVYPGCIKHGDIWTRAASETRSYKDIILYRLAETYIMGAEAALMKGDQALAKRYFNKTWERAGNTTFTGTLSLKNIIDEQARELAFEGQRWYFLKRLGILISQVTNYAGDAEISSSLPGRTNLPANPHFIRWPIPETEVINMGAENFPQNPGYN; from the coding sequence ATGAAGCACACAATACGGATCATTATATTGTTCACCGTGGCATTCACTTCCTGCTCCAAATTGCTGGAAGAAGAGAACAAAACAAGGTATTCCGCCGAATATATTTACAGCAGTGAAGGTGGTTTGAAGTTAGCGGTGAATGCACTCTATGCATTGCAACGCTATTATTCGGATGACGATGCTACCGTTTTCGCCCTGGAAAGAGCTACGGACCTGGTGGTAACAAACGGAGGGACCGGGAATTACTTCGGCACGTACGATCCCAATTTCCTCAGACCTTCCTCCTCCCAGGTGGCCTTCATGTGGAGGACCATGTACCAGATCATCGGCAAGGCAAATGAAATAATTTACGCAGGTGAAAAGCTGGAGCAAACCGATGCGCTGAAGGCCACGATCGCTGAAGCAAAATGCTTCAGGGCGCAATCCTATTTCCTGCTTTACCGCACATACGACCGGATATGGCTGAATACGGAGCCCACTACCTGGGAAAACGTTGACTTTCCCAGGGATTATAAAGCGGCCACCAATGAGGAAGTGCTCAACCTGCTGTATGAAGACCTGGATTACAGTATTGAGCACCTGCCCTGGCTATCTTCGGAACCAGGCCGCTTTAACCAGGCCGCGGCAAGGCATATCAAAGCGAAAGCGGCGCTCTGGAAAAAGGATTGGGATGAGGTGCTGGACCAGGTGAACAAAATTGATCAGTCGGGCAGTTACGGCCTGGAGCCGCTGGAGAATATTTTTAACGCGGCCGATCTCAATCATAAAGAGGCATTGATGGTACAGCAGTGGAGCCGGAATCCGGGAGGGAACCTCTCTAACGCCACCCCGAAAGGAAACCTTTTCGCCGCGTTCTATGTAGCTTCCTATCGCCAGGAGATAGGAGGAACGGCGGAGTATTCCTGCAGTTTTGAGAACTGGGGCTATACTTACGGCAGATGCCTGCCCAATCCCTACCTGTTCTCGCTGTATGATACCGCCAATGATGCCCGCTACAAAAGCTTCTATATACACCAGTATAAAAATACGACGCCCGATCCTAAACCTTATGGCGCCGTAACGGTGCAGCCGGGTGCTTATTTCCCGCTTTACAAGAACGGAACGAAGAACCGGTTCGTGTACCCGGGCTGTATTAAACACGGCGATATCTGGACAAGGGCGGCTTCGGAAACCAGGAGTTATAAGGATATTATTCTCTATCGCCTGGCGGAAACCTATATCATGGGCGCTGAAGCCGCTTTGATGAAGGGTGATCAGGCGCTGGCGAAACGATATTTCAATAAAACCTGGGAACGGGCGGGCAACACCACCTTTACCGGCACGCTGTCATTGAAAAACATCATCGATGAACAGGCGCGCGAACTGGCATTTGAAGGCCAGCGCTGGTACTTCCTGAAAAGATTGGGAATACTGATCTCACAAGTGACCAACTATGCCGGCGATGCTGAAATAAGCAGCTCATTACCGGGGAGAACAAACTTGCCGGCTAACCCGCATTTCATACGATGGCCCATACCCGAGACCGAGGTCATCAATATGGGAGCCGAAAATTTCCCCCAGAATCCGGGGTATAATTAG
- a CDS encoding SusC/RagA family TonB-linked outer membrane protein produces the protein MKLAVFLTFITVLQVAAASHAQTVTLNARDLPLTSVMESIQEQTGYLFFLKGEKLAGMRVSASIKNVPLRKAMDVLTHDLGLEWVITEQTIVLRPARRSAGGQGQDIPDPFQQERTVSGRVTDEEGMPLIGVTVVIKGSMKATNTDEEGRYRIAVQDDKAVLLFSMVGFEPRELAAGPRDTVNVTMKVAISGLNEVVVVGYGTQTRANVTGAISSVKAEQLNKMPTTSISEMLRGAAPGLQVTMGSAAPGGTSSILIRGRRSLSAGNDPLYIVDGVPSASIDDVNANDVASVEILKDASAQSIYGARAANGVILITTKRGISGKTKVNVNTYAGVQNLYRNFEFYDGEQWAAYRKEAFYNAYGYYNEDEALRGLMKDVYHSKEYIDWEDVMLSPAWQNKNDVLIQSGNDKTKYALSLGHFFQDGIVPSSNFRRFTGRLNVDQQLSEKISLGANIAYTRSDRKIADGTFNSFITMPPLAEVYNSDGSLREDVTEAGESHFNPLWNNQHAKNLTITDRLNLNFIADWKIVKGLSYRLNASINTRTVQENAYLGIQHTVGRNNAGRAMVAQSIYTDYLVENILNYTKDIGKHHLDGTAMASLNGIQWKRTGNTGFGFANDDLAYHAIASALSHAVPVYEFSDRKLLSYLVRGRYNFDSKYMLTLAMRVDGSSVFGANNKYGYFPSAAVAWRINSEDFMAGSEWISDLKLRLSYGQVGNQGISPYTTLGLADKYLTEFGDQTAVGYLPNSELTNPNLKWETSTSANLGIDYGFFKNRIYGSVEFYDTETTDLLVEKSLSTTSGYASQLVNLGRVRNRGIEFSLNAVPVRNKDFTWNVGVNFSTNRNRIERINGAVDAQGNPVNDLNNRWFIGQSMNVYYDYQFDGIWQLDDDIAGSAMPAATPGSIRVNDLNGDKVISVDDRRIIRRDPKLISAFITSFEYRNFSLSLDINALHGGYLYNAYLATFETGGDLTGKRNGVRRNYWTVHNPSNEAPAPNFVQQPAFLTSLAYEKADHIRLRNVSLSYNLPEKVISGLKLSNLRLFFTASNIWTLTDVQGYGPEQNPGDYPEPRTLLFGLNCSF, from the coding sequence ATGAAACTAGCAGTTTTCCTGACGTTCATCACCGTACTGCAGGTAGCCGCGGCAAGTCACGCACAGACTGTTACTTTGAATGCCCGTGATTTGCCCCTGACCAGCGTAATGGAGAGTATCCAGGAACAGACCGGATACCTGTTTTTCCTGAAAGGGGAAAAACTGGCCGGGATGCGCGTAAGCGCCAGCATCAAAAACGTTCCGCTCCGGAAAGCGATGGATGTGTTGACCCATGACCTCGGACTGGAATGGGTCATCACGGAGCAGACCATCGTGCTGCGTCCCGCCCGGCGTTCTGCCGGCGGGCAGGGCCAAGATATCCCGGATCCCTTTCAACAGGAACGCACTGTTTCAGGCAGGGTGACGGATGAGGAAGGAATGCCGCTTATCGGCGTAACCGTGGTTATAAAGGGCAGCATGAAGGCCACCAATACAGATGAAGAAGGCCGTTACCGGATCGCCGTGCAGGACGATAAAGCGGTATTGCTGTTCTCCATGGTGGGGTTCGAGCCCAGGGAGCTGGCCGCCGGTCCCCGGGATACCGTCAACGTAACCATGAAAGTGGCCATAAGCGGCCTGAATGAAGTAGTGGTGGTAGGTTACGGCACGCAAACCAGAGCGAATGTTACCGGCGCTATTTCCTCGGTGAAAGCGGAACAGCTGAATAAAATGCCTACAACCAGCATCAGCGAAATGCTGCGGGGGGCCGCACCGGGACTCCAGGTGACGATGGGGAGCGCCGCGCCGGGAGGCACGTCCAGTATCCTGATCAGGGGCAGGCGCTCACTGTCGGCGGGGAATGATCCGTTATATATTGTGGACGGTGTGCCTTCCGCCAGTATTGATGATGTCAATGCGAACGATGTGGCTTCCGTAGAGATACTGAAAGATGCTTCCGCCCAATCGATCTACGGCGCCAGGGCCGCCAACGGTGTTATTCTGATCACCACCAAAAGAGGGATCTCCGGAAAAACGAAAGTGAATGTGAACACCTATGCCGGTGTGCAGAACCTGTACAGGAACTTTGAATTTTATGACGGGGAACAGTGGGCGGCCTACAGAAAAGAAGCGTTCTACAATGCATATGGCTACTACAATGAAGATGAAGCGCTCAGAGGATTGATGAAGGATGTTTATCATTCAAAGGAATATATCGACTGGGAAGATGTGATGCTGAGCCCGGCCTGGCAAAACAAGAATGATGTACTGATACAATCGGGAAACGATAAAACAAAATATGCACTGTCTCTCGGACATTTTTTCCAGGATGGGATCGTTCCTTCTTCCAACTTCAGGAGGTTTACGGGCAGGCTCAATGTAGATCAGCAACTATCTGAAAAGATATCATTGGGAGCAAATATCGCCTATACCCGGTCGGACCGGAAGATTGCCGATGGCACCTTCAATTCTTTCATTACCATGCCTCCCCTGGCCGAAGTGTACAACAGTGATGGTTCGCTGCGGGAAGATGTGACGGAAGCGGGGGAATCCCATTTTAATCCTTTGTGGAACAACCAGCATGCAAAAAATCTTACCATCACCGACCGGCTTAATTTGAATTTTATCGCGGACTGGAAGATCGTAAAAGGCTTGTCGTACCGGCTTAATGCAAGTATAAATACAAGGACCGTTCAGGAAAACGCCTACCTCGGCATCCAGCATACGGTAGGCAGGAACAATGCCGGACGGGCAATGGTTGCGCAAAGCATTTACACCGATTATCTGGTGGAAAATATTCTTAACTATACAAAGGATATAGGAAAGCACCATCTGGATGGCACCGCCATGGCCAGCCTGAACGGCATCCAGTGGAAACGGACCGGTAATACGGGCTTCGGTTTCGCTAACGATGATCTGGCTTATCATGCCATTGCTTCAGCGCTTTCCCACGCCGTGCCCGTATATGAGTTTTCCGACAGGAAACTTCTTTCCTACCTGGTCAGGGGCCGTTACAACTTCGACAGCAAATACATGCTCACATTGGCTATGCGTGTGGACGGGTCCTCCGTTTTCGGCGCCAATAATAAATATGGCTACTTTCCATCAGCCGCAGTAGCATGGCGGATCAACAGCGAAGATTTTATGGCCGGCAGTGAATGGATATCAGACCTGAAACTCCGCTTAAGTTATGGCCAGGTGGGCAACCAGGGCATCAGTCCATATACCACACTGGGGCTGGCGGATAAATACCTGACCGAGTTCGGGGACCAGACCGCGGTGGGATACCTGCCCAATTCAGAATTGACGAACCCGAACCTGAAGTGGGAAACGTCCACCTCCGCCAATTTAGGTATCGACTATGGCTTTTTCAAAAACCGGATCTACGGTTCCGTGGAATTTTACGATACCGAAACAACGGACCTGCTCGTGGAAAAATCGCTGTCAACCACTTCCGGATATGCCAGTCAATTGGTGAACCTTGGCCGTGTGCGGAATAGGGGGATAGAATTCTCCTTGAATGCGGTTCCGGTAAGGAATAAAGATTTTACCTGGAACGTGGGGGTGAATTTTTCTACCAACAGGAACAGGATTGAAAGGATCAACGGCGCAGTTGATGCGCAGGGCAATCCCGTAAACGACCTGAACAACAGGTGGTTCATTGGCCAGTCCATGAACGTGTATTATGATTACCAGTTCGATGGTATCTGGCAATTGGATGATGACATCGCCGGATCGGCCATGCCGGCCGCCACGCCCGGGAGCATCCGCGTGAACGATCTCAACGGCGACAAAGTCATCTCTGTAGACGACCGCCGCATCATCAGAAGAGATCCTAAACTGATCAGCGCTTTTATTACCAGTTTTGAGTACAGGAACTTCAGTCTTTCCCTGGATATTAATGCTTTGCATGGCGGTTATCTGTACAATGCTTATCTCGCCACTTTTGAAACGGGAGGCGATCTTACCGGGAAACGAAACGGGGTCAGGCGCAATTACTGGACGGTGCATAATCCCTCCAATGAAGCGCCGGCGCCCAATTTTGTGCAGCAGCCCGCTTTTTTAACTTCGCTGGCCTATGAAAAAGCAGATCACATACGCCTCCGCAATGTTTCTCTTTCCTACAATTTGCCGGAAAAGGTGATCAGCGGGTTGAAACTCAGTAACCTGAGGTTGTTTTTCACCGCCAGCAATATCTGGACCCTTACAGATGTACAGGGCTATGGGCCTGAACAAAATCCCGGCGATTATCCGGAACCAAGAACCTTGTTGTTTGGCCTTAATTGCTCATTCTAA
- a CDS encoding FecR family protein has translation MDRSSARDLLIRYRSGDCTESERQLVESWILHDAAGPPDLSDVELLDDLLDIRLRLERSMRKHDLRVTAFRRWLPYAAMLIFVVSAGIWTYSRMNDHGQAPGRETANILPAHSAATLTLPDGSVVTLSDTQSGIVMGDQVTYTDGTSVPGVGEQSPGHGAASQNASAVSQRLTLAIPKGSTYRVTLPDGTKVWLNAASTLTYPSRFSDNERTVELAGEAYFEVSEIRAPVQGASGNSGPSRKVPFIVSTRNQSVEVLGTQFNIAAYADETVARTTLVEGSVRVGAAQHTASTVLKPGQQSVVSGRQISVAEVDVAAYTSWKEGYFTFNGTELREAMRQLSRWYDVDVIYEGNIPPTPFYGKISRSNSLAGVLDILKEGNVHFRIENNGAAYRVVVMP, from the coding sequence ATGGACAGAAGCTCCGCCAGAGATTTATTGATCCGTTACCGCTCGGGAGATTGTACGGAATCCGAACGGCAACTGGTAGAAAGCTGGATATTGCATGATGCTGCCGGTCCGCCGGACCTGAGCGATGTAGAATTGCTGGATGACCTGCTGGATATCCGGTTACGTCTTGAACGCAGCATGCGTAAACATGATCTGAGGGTGACTGCCTTCCGCAGATGGCTGCCCTATGCCGCAATGCTGATCTTTGTGGTATCCGCCGGCATCTGGACCTACTCACGGATGAATGACCACGGGCAGGCGCCCGGCCGGGAGACGGCCAATATACTACCGGCGCACAGCGCTGCTACACTGACGCTGCCGGACGGGAGCGTTGTGACGCTGAGCGACACGCAAAGCGGTATTGTTATGGGTGACCAGGTAACGTACACCGACGGCACCTCCGTTCCGGGCGTTGGCGAACAATCACCCGGCCATGGCGCGGCAAGTCAAAACGCTTCCGCTGTTTCGCAGCGGCTGACGCTTGCTATCCCGAAAGGCAGCACCTACCGGGTAACCCTCCCGGATGGCACGAAGGTATGGCTTAACGCGGCTTCCACATTAACCTATCCAAGCCGGTTCAGCGATAATGAACGCACTGTGGAGCTGGCAGGGGAAGCATATTTTGAAGTATCGGAAATACGTGCTCCTGTACAGGGGGCATCGGGAAACTCCGGGCCTTCACGGAAGGTCCCGTTCATTGTCAGCACCAGGAACCAGTCAGTAGAGGTACTTGGCACACAGTTCAACATAGCGGCATACGCGGATGAAACGGTGGCAAGAACAACGCTGGTGGAGGGTAGCGTGCGGGTGGGCGCTGCGCAGCATACAGCATCCACCGTTTTAAAACCAGGCCAGCAAAGCGTTGTTTCCGGCAGGCAGATCAGTGTAGCCGAAGTGGACGTTGCGGCGTATACCAGCTGGAAGGAAGGCTATTTTACATTCAACGGCACCGAATTGCGCGAAGCAATGAGGCAGCTGAGCCGCTGGTACGATGTGGACGTTATTTATGAAGGCAATATTCCGCCTACCCCGTTTTACGGAAAAATCAGCAGGAGCAATTCGCTGGCCGGGGTGCTTGACATCCTTAAGGAGGGAAATGTACATTTCAGGATTGAAAACAATGGCGCCGCTTACCGGGTGGTCGTTATGCCATGA
- a CDS encoding RNA polymerase sigma factor, whose protein sequence is MMAEYSTYTDEVLVPLLQKGDREAYTEIYNRYHGLLYIFAYNRLKDREEAKDIVHELFFGLWANHSRLAITGRLSVYLYTAVRNRIINAIAHQQVASRYIDSFLSFLGQADHQSADYLARYNDLQTFIQREISNLQPRTREIFELSRQSSLTRREIAEKLGISEETVKSHMHTALKLLKTRLGNLFFMVF, encoded by the coding sequence ATGATGGCTGAATATTCCACGTACACGGACGAGGTATTGGTCCCTTTGCTGCAGAAAGGCGACAGGGAAGCTTATACGGAGATATACAACCGTTATCATGGCCTTCTGTATATATTTGCCTATAATCGTCTGAAAGACCGCGAGGAAGCCAAGGACATTGTTCATGAGCTGTTCTTCGGGCTCTGGGCCAATCATTCCCGGCTGGCGATCACCGGGCGTCTTTCCGTTTATCTGTACACAGCTGTCCGCAATCGCATCATCAACGCCATCGCCCATCAACAGGTCGCCTCCCGGTACATTGATTCCTTTCTTTCCTTTCTCGGACAGGCCGATCATCAGTCCGCCGACTACCTGGCACGTTATAATGATCTTCAAACATTCATTCAGCGGGAGATCAGCAACCTTCAGCCCCGCACCCGCGAGATATTCGAACTTAGCCGGCAAAGCTCGCTTACACGCCGGGAGATCGCCGAAAAGCTGGGCATCTCCGAGGAAACGGTAAAAAGCCATATGCACACCGCGCTAAAGTTGCTGAAGACAAGGCTCGGCAACCTGTTTTTCATGGTATTCTGA
- a CDS encoding AI-2E family transporter: MRTNHPNSRGIIETILVLLLLLALLFALYDVLKVFFGVFTFALIFSVSFAVPYERLVNVMRGRKLAAILYAVILIIVVALPVVYVVSAMGKHMKDILKFYADIQANGLPPLPPQVAQIPVAGGAVASFWQHLQENPQEALMGYEQQIHHVLHRILTGGAGVLGTALQIVLGIIISAILLAGGEKVMRPVKNTLQHLLGRRDGLALLDATTHAIKGVSIGVMGTAFIAAFISWIGFVIAGLHFKIVLCALVFFLVLIQVGPLLVWLPLVVILAVEGHTGTAVFAAAYGLFVLLIDAVLKPVLIAKSGGRLPFLVLFIGVIGGLAAWGFTGMFKGAIILAVFYTVFNSWLARKDQPDLSPEPGAGEFI, translated from the coding sequence ATGCGCACAAACCACCCCAATTCCCGCGGCATCATCGAAACTATCCTGGTGTTGCTGCTCCTGCTGGCCCTGCTCTTCGCGTTGTATGACGTGTTGAAGGTGTTCTTCGGTGTATTCACTTTCGCATTGATCTTCTCCGTGTCCTTCGCTGTTCCTTACGAAAGACTGGTGAATGTAATGAGAGGAAGGAAACTCGCCGCGATACTGTATGCCGTTATCCTCATCATTGTCGTGGCGCTGCCGGTGGTGTATGTTGTGAGTGCCATGGGCAAGCATATGAAGGATATCCTGAAATTTTATGCGGATATCCAGGCAAACGGCCTGCCACCTTTGCCACCGCAGGTCGCGCAGATACCGGTTGCGGGAGGTGCAGTAGCTTCGTTCTGGCAACATTTGCAGGAAAACCCACAGGAGGCCCTCATGGGATATGAGCAACAGATACATCATGTGCTGCACCGCATCCTGACCGGCGGGGCGGGCGTATTGGGCACCGCACTGCAGATTGTTCTTGGCATCATCATCTCAGCCATCCTGCTGGCGGGCGGGGAAAAGGTGATGAGACCGGTCAAAAACACGCTGCAACACCTGTTAGGCCGCCGCGACGGCCTGGCCCTGCTGGATGCTACCACTCACGCTATCAAAGGTGTTTCCATCGGCGTGATGGGCACGGCCTTTATCGCCGCCTTTATTTCATGGATCGGGTTTGTAATAGCGGGATTGCATTTCAAGATCGTATTGTGCGCGCTGGTGTTCTTTTTAGTGCTCATACAAGTCGGACCCTTGCTGGTGTGGTTGCCGCTGGTGGTAATCCTGGCAGTGGAAGGGCATACCGGCACAGCGGTTTTTGCCGCAGCTTACGGCCTCTTCGTACTGCTGATCGATGCGGTACTGAAACCTGTGCTGATCGCGAAAAGCGGGGGGCGGTTGCCATTTCTTGTGCTGTTCATCGGCGTAATTGGCGGGCTTGCGGCCTGGGGCTTCACGGGCATGTTCAAAGGAGCCATTATTCTCGCTGTTTTCTATACGGTCTTCAACTCCTGGCTGGCACGGAAAGATCAACCCGACCTGTCCCCGGAACCGGGCGCGGGTGAGTTCATCTAA